One Zingiber officinale cultivar Zhangliang chromosome 10B, Zo_v1.1, whole genome shotgun sequence genomic window, CCCAAACTCCTCGAGACCTTCGACCGCCTCGGTATCCCGCTCAACGAGCAGAAACGCCTTGCCAACGTCGCTGTTGATGCAGTAATTGACTCCGTTTCTATTGCGACCACTCACCGAGAGAAACTAGCTGAGAAAGGCGTTATCTTTTGCTCCATCTCCGAGGCCATCCGGGAATATCCGGATCTTGTTCGGCGGTACCTGGGAGAAGTCGTCCCTCCTGGTGATAACTACTATGCTGCTCTCAACTCTGCTGTCTTCAGCGATGGTTCATTCTGCTATATTCCAAAGGATACCGTGTGCCCCATGGAAATCTCGACCTACTTCCGTATCAACGACCAGGAGACGGGACAGTTTGAGAGGACACTGATCGTTGCTGATGAACGGAGCACTGTGTCCTACCTGGAAGGCTGTACAGCTCCTATGTATGATAAGAATCAACTCCATGCTGCAGTGGTGGAACTCTACTGCCATGAGGGTGCTGATATTAAGTATTCGACAGTGCAGAACTGGTATGCTGGGGATGAGAAAGGCAAAGGTGGAATCTACAATTTTGTCACAAAGAGAGGGCTTTGTCAAGGTAAAGGGTCAAAGATTTCGTGGACACAGGTGGAAACTGGTTCTGCAATAACATGGAAGTACCCAAGTGTTATTCTGAGGGGGGATGATTCAGTGGGAGAGTTTTACTCTGTAGCACTGACGAAAAATCTTCAGCAAGCTGACACTGGAACAAAGATGATTCATCAGGGAAAGAATACGAGGAGCAGGATCGTCTCCAAAGGCATATCTGCCGGAAAGTCGAGGAATTGTTACCGAGGGCTTGTTAAGGTTCAACCTGATGCTGATAATGCGCGGAACTTCTCACAATGTGATTCTATGCTTATTGGTGACACTGCCGGTGCAAATACATACCCATACATTGAGGTAAGCTGCTCATTATGCTACATGACATTATTATACCATTATAGAACTTATCAATGGTGAGTATTTTGCCCTGTTCTAACTTCCAACTTTCTTGGGTTGATATATCCGACTTAGCAGTTTACCCATTGATATCAAAATGGCTAGAAATGAACTATGTTACTCGGGCTTGTATAGGATATTTAACATGGGTATGGATTCAGACAtgtcatgtattttttttttttttttgaaatatggaCACAGGGGAGTTGTCAAACACCAAATAAATAACATAGGGAGGGGTGTTGAAATGTTCAATAACCTATTGGCTTACTATTATTATGTTCAAATATTTCATGATCACAAATCTCAGAGTCCTCTCCCCTATGAGTTAAGTCCCTCGCACCTGCTCACTTTTGTCTGTGCACTAATCTGGTGATGGCTTCCCCTGCTTGCTTGCCATCTACTCCCAACTCCGGGTGACTTTTTTCCTATGCTCCTATGCTCTTCTCCTTCCTTTTTTCTTCCTCCACAACTTTCTTAATTTCCTTCTAAGGAGATTATGTTTGATGATCAGACTTGTATATCCTATTTGTGTTCATGTTGTGTCATGTCAAAATGGGAGGGAAATGATAATCTCAAAGCGACAAAGGGGACCCCTAAATGTAAAGCATAAGTGAGAAATAGTTGACTATTATTGATACATGAATCACTTGTTTTCTATCAAGCAATCCAAATATATGTTTATGAAATATAATGAATGATTTGAAGATGGAAAGTAAGGATCAACTTATCCAAAAATAAAATTAGAGAAAGAAATAGTAGAACAACGTGTTCATATGAACAAGTTATTTCGCGGAATAGCTCAATGAAACTAGGTGTTTCATAACATTATAGGTTTTActataaaatttgaatttatgtCACCATTTTTAAGTTACAAAATCAATGGGTGACTCACTAATAAGAAGTTAGCTGTGTTTTCTTGCAATTTGGATTAATGATTatgaattattatattttatattttattgtgattttctatttttatggttgCAATGTGAAATATGATATGTTGTTTTTATGTGTAGTGCTTACTTATTAATTACAACTTATTTATGTGTAATTATAAACCTATTTTGATTGATTAAAGATATAGttattatatatatgtatgtGTGTCCTCattctttttttcttctctttcctattttaatattattttaaagtcaaCCATCTATGCCCCTGCTTAGGTGCTCGTCGATAGCCTAAGTGCTATGCAATGGACCGGTCGCCGAATGTTGAACTGCCTTTCTTTTAAACCTTGATCAAATAGTGTACTTATCTTGAGCATAATATGCTTGTTTTCTGATGATGGGTCAAACATATGGTTTGATCATGATGATATATAGTTTGTTTTCTGTTGATCAAGCTTATGGTTTGATTGTGATGATATATCTTGTTTTCTGTTCTTGC contains:
- the LOC122029309 gene encoding UPF0051 protein slr0074-like, which codes for MASSAAAVASSSSSLLFSPLSSLRSPSLSNHSPSSHLRLGFRRIRLLPNLRTLIPGRNVRFHPVRAVQTDPMPTRTSKDGGDNEDDDAIQRFLNRDYSQWGFVTDIESVSIPKGLDENTVRLISAKKGEPDWMLQFRLRAFRRFQSMREPQWSDNLYPPIDFQSICYYSEPKKKPKLGSIDEVDPKLLETFDRLGIPLNEQKRLANVAVDAVIDSVSIATTHREKLAEKGVIFCSISEAIREYPDLVRRYLGEVVPPGDNYYAALNSAVFSDGSFCYIPKDTVCPMEISTYFRINDQETGQFERTLIVADERSTVSYLEGCTAPMYDKNQLHAAVVELYCHEGADIKYSTVQNWYAGDEKGKGGIYNFVTKRGLCQGKGSKISWTQVETGSAITWKYPSVILRGDDSVGEFYSVALTKNLQQADTGTKMIHQGKNTRSRIVSKGISAGKSRNCYRGLVKVQPDADNARNFSQCDSMLIGDTAGANTYPYIEVKNPSARVEHEASTSKIGEDQLFYFQQRGIDHERAVAAMISGFCRDVFDKLPLEFASEVDALMNLTLEGSVG